The genomic segment AATTGATGAAGGTGCTACTGTTGAATTCAATGTTACTTTCAAAGTAATTGGAGCTAATACAATTCCTAACACAGTATTTGTTAATAATGTTTCTGATACTGAAAACATTACTATTGTTAATTTAACTGTCAATAAGACTACTGTTGACGAAATTATTAACTACGATGGTATGGTTGAATTTATCCTTAATGTTACTAACCCTACTGATGGTATTGCACGTAATGTAACTATTACTGATGTTTTAGGTAATGGTTTAGAATTCCTCGATTCCAACTTTACTGCAAATATGACTGTTGTTGATAAACAAAAAGTCTACTGGATTGTAAATGTTCCTGCTGAAGGATTAGTAATTAAAGTACGTGCTACTGTTAAAGATTACGGCGTTTTAAACAACACTGTTTACGTTGATGATCATAACGGTGTCAAAAACAGTACTTCATTCGTAAAAGTTGCTAAATACGACATTGATAAAGAAGCAAACATAGATGACAAAAAATATTCACTTGGAGAACTTGTAGTTTACGAAATCATTGTTTCAAACGATAATAATATCGAAGGTAAAAACATTGAAGTAGTAGATATCTTCAATAACGCTCAGTTAGTATTTGTTAACTCAACTGGACCTAATGAAGATGCAAGTGGTAAAGATAATGGTATTATCAAATGGACTATTCCGTCCATGGCTGCTGGAGAAGTATACAAATTCAAAGTAACCTTTGTTGTAATGGCTCCTGAAACTACCGTTATTTCCAATAATGTGAAAGTAAACAACGTAAATAGTACTGAAAACATTACTGTTGTCGGTGTTACTGTTGACAAGATTGTAAATGTAACTACTCCTAACTATGGTGAGTTAGTATCATTTGACATCGTCATTGGAAACGAATACAACACTGAAATCAGAAATGTAACAGTTATGGATATTTTATCCCCGGGTTTAGAATTTGTATCTACCAACTACACTGTTGGATTTAATAATGCTACTAAATCATGGAGTAACTTAACAATCGGTCCTGATGGATTAACCATTAATGTTATCTGTAAAGTTACTAAATATGGTGACTTAAACAACACTGTAAGTGTAAATGACAATAATGGTGTATCAGATAATAAAACTGACATTGCAGAAGTATATGTTCCTGAAATCACTGTTAATAAATATGCTATAAATAAAACATACATCATTGGTGATGAAATAACCTATACTATAACTGTTATTGGTGACAATAACACTGATGCAAATAAGGTTTTAGTAACCGATTACTTACCTGCTGAGTTAATTAATATTGAGACAGATGGTGTATACGATAAAGATAAACACATAATCACTTGGATTATCGATATTCCAGCTGGTGAATCTATTAATTTAACTGTTAAAGGTAAATTAAACGGAAGTGGCTTAATTGATAACAAAGTCACTGTCGGAAATCACACAGCTAATAAAACAATCTTTGTCGAAGACCTTTGTGATGTTGAAATCACTATAGATGCTCCTAAAGAACCTGTTAAAGTTGGAGAACCATTTGAAGTTATTGTTACTGTAACAAACCATGGTCCTTCTACTGCTAAGGATGTTGTTGCAACCTTAGACATTAAAGGTTCATACATATTACAAAAATATGATCCATCTAAAGGTGTATTCACTAATGTCTGGACTATTGGGGACTTGGCATGCAATGAAACTGTTGTACTTAGATTAACTTTAATCGCAACAGCTCCTGGTGAGATTACTATCTCAGCTAATGTAACTACTACAACTAATGAGTCAGATTATACAAACAATAATGCTTCTGCAGCAGTTGTTGCAATCCAAAGCAACAATAATGATACTCCTTATAATCCACATAATGTGGCAAATAAAGGAGCTATGTATGCTACAGGAAATCCATTGTTAGCTTTATTAGTTGTATTATTATGCATTCCAGTACTTAGAAGAAAAGAATAACTAATTCTTTTCTTTTTTTAAATGAAACACTATAAGGGGCATTTATCTTTGTATAAATGTCACTTATTTTTTTTTAACTAATTTTTAGGTAATGTTTTAGTATCATTTTAATTGAATTTTCATACTTTTAAAATGATGTTTGTAATAATTCTATTTATTTTACTTTGATGTAGTTGCCATATTATGTAATGGTCACTAATTTTTAATAATTTAGAAATGATACAGCTGTATATCAACTATCTTAATCATTCAATTTTCATCAAAAATAGTGCTGTAATGTGATTAAAAAAACACTTAATTCACTTTTTAACAAGATGTATTATAATGTGTGAAAATTCTAAAAAATTAGATAAATTGGATTTTTTTGGCCAATTAATCTTTAACTTTATTAATATTGAAGAATATAATTATTTATATTATTAATTAATAGGAGTTTTTATTAATGACAATCGAAAAAGATGCTGAAGATATTATTGAAAAATTCTCAAAAATTTTAGAAGATATTCCAGATTCAGATGAAACCTGGTACATTACTGATAATTTAAATTTAACTCGTGAGGATAAATCTCAAGCAAAGAACCCTGAAAAAATTTTAAGAAATGCAAAAATTGACAAAGAAGGAAATCTCATAGTTAAAAAAGCAGATTGGACTAATTAAGAGGGGATTTAAATGAGGATAGATTTAGTTCTCGAACTTTTAGATGCTCCAGGACAATTGGTTAAAGCATTAGAACCAATTAGTAATTATGGTGCTAATCTAGTAACTGTTATCCATAAAAGGGACTACAAAAATGATAATGGTAACGTTCCAGTTCAGCTCACAATTGAAGGCGAACAGGAAAACCTTAAAGACATTGTAAATAAGTATGAAGAGATTGGATTTTCCATTATCGAAATGGATGGTGTTGTTAAAAAAGAAAAAATTACTACAATTCTTTTTGGCCATATTGTTGATCAGGATTTAAGAGACACAATGGATAAAATCAACGACCTTGAAGGTATTTCCATTGTTGCATTTGATATTAAATTGAATGGTGAAGAAAAATCCACCGCATTGATTAATATTGAAGCAGATGTTGGTTTAAAACAAAAAGTATTTGATAGAATTGGACAAATTGCGAAAGAAAAAGAATTACTAGTGATTAATGAAGTTTAAGTGATAATATGGATGAATGTAAAGTCATTATCATGGGATTTGGTTCAGTAGGTCAAGGGGTGGCTAACGCAATTTCCATGAAGAAGGATTTAATTAAAGATAAAACTGGAGTAGACATTAAAGTTGTTGCTGCAGCTGATTCATCTTCATCTGCAATCTCACAAGACGGATTAGATGAAGAGTTACTTGTTAAAACTAAAAAAGAAGAAGGAAAATTATCAGCATATCCTGAATTCGGTTCAGATAAAAATGGTGTAGATGTCTTGGATGCTGTTGAATATGATTGTCTTATAGAAGCAACTCCTACCAATATCGTAGATGCTGAACCTGCACTCTCATTAACATATAAAGCGTTTGAACAAGGAAAAGATGTTGTAACTTCAAACAAAGGACATTTAGCTCTCAAATTTAGAGAAGTTGTTGATGCGGCTGAAAAAGCAGGTGTAGAATTCAAATATGAGGCTACTGTTGGTGGATCAATGCCTATTATTAATTTCACAAAAGAAACCTTAGCATCATGTGAAATTAAATCAATTAAAGGTATCTTAAACGGAACTACCAATTATATATTATCAAGAATGACCTCTGAAGGTTCAGAGTATGATGTTATTCTTAGAGAATCTCAGGAATTAGGAATTGCTGAAACTGATCCTACACAGGACGTAGAAGGTATTGATGCAGCTTGTAAAACAGTAATTCTTGCAAATGCTCTTTTAGGAATTGATGCAACTTACAGTGATGTTAAAGTTGAAGGAATCTCCAATATCAATTCTCAAGCTATTGAATTAGCTAAAAAGGACGATTACTTAATTAAGTTAATAGCTGAAGTATCTCCTGATAATTTACAAGTATCTCCACGTTTAGTTAAAAGAGGAAGTTCCTACGATGTAAGTGGAACTTTAAACATGGCTACAATCAAAACAGATTTGGCTGACGAGGTATCTGTAAGCGGGCTTGGAGCAGGATCACTTGAAACTGCTTCTGCAATGTTGACTGATTTAATTAGTATTTTAAAAAATAAAAACTAATTAAATAACTTTTTTACTTTTTTTTGATAATATGAAATATGTAATTTTTATTTTAGATGGTTCTAGTGACCTTCCACTAGATGAACTTGATGGTAAAACTCCTCTAATAGTAGCTAACACTCCAAACATTGATAAAATAGCTAAAACTGGTTGTGGTGGTTTAACAAATAACGTTCCTGACGGATACACACCAGGTTCTGATGTAGCTAATATGAGTATTTTCGGATACAACCCTGCAGATTACTATACTGGAAGAGGACCATTGGAAGCAGGAAGTGTAGGAATTGATACTACTCCATGTGATGTAATATTTAGATGCAACACCATCTTTGAAAAAGACGGAAAAATGGAAGACTTCAATGCAGGTCATATCACAACTCCTGAAGCTGATGTATTAATTAAAGGATTAAATGAGTACTTCCAGGAAAAATACCCTGGATTTAAAGGTAAATTCTACACTGGAATCAGTTACAGACATTTATTTGTATATTCATGTGACAGTGTTGAAGATGCTGAAATCTTAGCAAATATAAAAACAATGCCTCCTCACGATATTTCCGGAGAAAATCTCGTTGATAATTTATTTGGAGACTGTGAACTTGCACAAGAAATCCAAAATATCATGTTTGAGTCAAAAGAATTCTTAGAATCTCAGGAAGTTAACCAAAAAAGAGAAATTCCAGCAAACATGGTATGGTTATGGGGACAAGGTGTAACTCCAAAATTACCAAGTTTCAAAGAGACTTATGGTCTTGATGCAGCAGTAATTACTGGTGTTGACTTACTTAAAGGAATTGGAGTATTTGCAGGAATGGAAATTGTTGATGTGCCTGGAGCTACCGGATTTTTCGACACTGATTATGAATCAAAAGGAAAATGCGGAATTGAAGCATTAAAAAACAATGATGTCTTATTTATCCACATTGAAGCACCTGATGAAGCAGGTCATGCCCAACTTCTCGATGAAAAAGTTAAAGCTATTGAACAAATCGATAAATTCATCGTAGGACCAATTGTGGAAAGCTTAGAAGGAGAAGACTTCAAAGTAGCAATTTTACCAGACCATCCAACTCCAATCGATGTTGGAACCCACACACGTGATGATGTTCCTGTTATTATGTATTCATCTGACAAATCCGCAGATGAATGTGAAGGATTTAACGAAGTAGCAGTATTGGATGGATGTATTGCTAAAAAAGAAGGTTACAAATTAATGCAAAGATTAATTGACGGAGATTTTTAAAATGAAAGTTTTATTAGTTAACGGAAGTCCAAATAAACAAGGTTGTACCTACACTGCATTATCTGAAGTTGCAAAAACATTAAACGAGTATGATATTGAAACAGAAATATTCTGGATTAAAACAAAACCAATAACTGGTTGTATTGCTTGTTTAAAATGTGGTGAATTAGGCAAATGTACTTTTGACAATGATGTTGTAAACGAATTCGTCGAAAAAGCATATGAGGCAGATGCATTCGTATTTGGATCTCCTGTTTATTATGCAAGTGCTAACGGTTCAATGGTATCCTTTTTAGACAGAGCATTTTACTCCAACTCTCATGGAACTGGTGGGGAAGCTTTCAAACACAAACCAGGAGCAGTAATCTGTTCTGCAAGAAGAGGTGGAACAACTGCAACCTATGATCAATTGATTAAATACTTAGGAATCTCACAAATGCCTATTATTTCATCATTCTATTGGAATATGGTTCACGGAAACACTCCAGAGGAAGTCCTTCAAGATGAAGAAGGATTAGGA from the Methanobrevibacter sp. genome contains:
- a CDS encoding cofactor-independent phosphoglycerate mutase; the protein is MKYVIFILDGSSDLPLDELDGKTPLIVANTPNIDKIAKTGCGGLTNNVPDGYTPGSDVANMSIFGYNPADYYTGRGPLEAGSVGIDTTPCDVIFRCNTIFEKDGKMEDFNAGHITTPEADVLIKGLNEYFQEKYPGFKGKFYTGISYRHLFVYSCDSVEDAEILANIKTMPPHDISGENLVDNLFGDCELAQEIQNIMFESKEFLESQEVNQKREIPANMVWLWGQGVTPKLPSFKETYGLDAAVITGVDLLKGIGVFAGMEIVDVPGATGFFDTDYESKGKCGIEALKNNDVLFIHIEAPDEAGHAQLLDEKVKAIEQIDKFIVGPIVESLEGEDFKVAILPDHPTPIDVGTHTRDDVPVIMYSSDKSADECEGFNEVAVLDGCIAKKEGYKLMQRLIDGDF
- a CDS encoding homoserine dehydrogenase, with the protein product MDECKVIIMGFGSVGQGVANAISMKKDLIKDKTGVDIKVVAAADSSSSAISQDGLDEELLVKTKKEEGKLSAYPEFGSDKNGVDVLDAVEYDCLIEATPTNIVDAEPALSLTYKAFEQGKDVVTSNKGHLALKFREVVDAAEKAGVEFKYEATVGGSMPIINFTKETLASCEIKSIKGILNGTTNYILSRMTSEGSEYDVILRESQELGIAETDPTQDVEGIDAACKTVILANALLGIDATYSDVKVEGISNINSQAIELAKKDDYLIKLIAEVSPDNLQVSPRLVKRGSSYDVSGTLNMATIKTDLADEVSVSGLGAGSLETASAMLTDLISILKNKN
- a CDS encoding amino acid-binding protein; its protein translation is MRIDLVLELLDAPGQLVKALEPISNYGANLVTVIHKRDYKNDNGNVPVQLTIEGEQENLKDIVNKYEEIGFSIIEMDGVVKKEKITTILFGHIVDQDLRDTMDKINDLEGISIVAFDIKLNGEEKSTALINIEADVGLKQKVFDRIGQIAKEKELLVINEV
- a CDS encoding DUF11 domain-containing protein; this translates as VKWNFDLGANSEIVLTVVAKVVDYGNLTNVAIVNDNNGKGDNKTDNSSVFVPEYTIIKVADDIYKVYSVGEEVTYTIVIANTNDIKGNNVVVMDKFDERLQFISSTGPNEDLSHLGENKIYWTFDEIDEGATVEFNVTFKVIGANTIPNTVFVNNVSDTENITIVNLTVNKTTVDEIINYDGMVEFILNVTNPTDGIARNVTITDVLGNGLEFLDSNFTANMTVVDKQKVYWIVNVPAEGLVIKVRATVKDYGVLNNTVYVDDHNGVKNSTSFVKVAKYDIDKEANIDDKKYSLGELVVYEIIVSNDNNIEGKNIEVVDIFNNAQLVFVNSTGPNEDASGKDNGIIKWTIPSMAAGEVYKFKVTFVVMAPETTVISNNVKVNNVNSTENITVVGVTVDKIVNVTTPNYGELVSFDIVIGNEYNTEIRNVTVMDILSPGLEFVSTNYTVGFNNATKSWSNLTIGPDGLTINVICKVTKYGDLNNTVSVNDNNGVSDNKTDIAEVYVPEITVNKYAINKTYIIGDEITYTITVIGDNNTDANKVLVTDYLPAELINIETDGVYDKDKHIITWIIDIPAGESINLTVKGKLNGSGLIDNKVTVGNHTANKTIFVEDLCDVEITIDAPKEPVKVGEPFEVIVTVTNHGPSTAKDVVATLDIKGSYILQKYDPSKGVFTNVWTIGDLACNETVVLRLTLIATAPGEITISANVTTTTNESDYTNNNASAAVVAIQSNNNDTPYNPHNVANKGAMYATGNPLLALLVVLLCIPVLRRKE
- a CDS encoding flavodoxin family protein, which codes for MKVLLVNGSPNKQGCTYTALSEVAKTLNEYDIETEIFWIKTKPITGCIACLKCGELGKCTFDNDVVNEFVEKAYEADAFVFGSPVYYASANGSMVSFLDRAFYSNSHGTGGEAFKHKPGAVICSARRGGTTATYDQLIKYLGISQMPIISSFYWNMVHGNTPEEVLQDEEGLGTMRQLAHNMAFFLQCLEEGAKNGLTVKEEPKPRTNFIR
- the gatC gene encoding Asp-tRNA(Asn) amidotransferase subunit GatC — its product is MTIEKDAEDIIEKFSKILEDIPDSDETWYITDNLNLTREDKSQAKNPEKILRNAKIDKEGNLIVKKADWTN